One genomic window of Thermoanaerobaculum aquaticum includes the following:
- a CDS encoding lipoate--protein ligase family protein, with protein MGEGWVVLGNPSEEIARHVAWDLLALPAPQVRALPATQVAVVLPRSREPQREVYLQACERDHVPVVRRPSGGGAVVLGPGVVTVSALAPLSGPRNTAQLFVRFCGLVSRALQRLGVPPLELRGVSDLCLGDRKLVGSSPRLLLNSVLFQASVLVEADLSLLDRYLPFPSRAPDYRQGRPHRDFVTTLAQVGFPITPEAVATALEHEFCAALASDGGSG; from the coding sequence ATGGGCGAAGGGTGGGTGGTTTTGGGGAATCCTTCGGAGGAAATCGCCAGGCACGTGGCCTGGGACCTGCTGGCGCTGCCGGCGCCGCAGGTGCGGGCTTTGCCCGCAACGCAGGTGGCGGTGGTGCTTCCCCGCTCCCGGGAACCCCAGCGGGAGGTCTACCTCCAGGCCTGTGAGCGGGATCACGTGCCGGTGGTGCGGCGCCCCTCGGGCGGGGGAGCGGTGGTGCTTGGTCCCGGTGTGGTCACGGTTTCGGCCCTGGCACCCCTTTCCGGTCCCCGGAACACCGCACAGCTCTTCGTCCGCTTTTGCGGCCTTGTAAGCCGGGCCTTGCAGCGGCTGGGGGTGCCTCCCCTGGAGCTGCGCGGGGTTTCCGACCTTTGCCTGGGCGATCGCAAGCTGGTGGGCTCCTCCCCGCGCCTGCTCCTCAACAGCGTGCTGTTCCAAGCTTCGGTGCTGGTGGAGGCAGATCTTTCGCTTTTGGACCGCTACCTACCCTTTCCCTCCCGCGCCCCTGACTACCGCCAGGGCCGCCCCCACCGGGATTTCGTGACCACCCTGGCGCAGGTGGGCTTCCCCATCACGCCGGAAGCGGTGGCTACCGCCTTGGAGCACGAGTTCTGCGCCGCGCTTGCCAGCGACGGGGGAAGCGGGTAA
- a CDS encoding 3',5'-cyclic-nucleotide phosphodiesterase: protein MEWRILGSFGGSSPSCRMTSFLVDGELALDAGSLTQALSLEEQQKVTRIALSHSHLDHVASIPFLVENAFADGSKTLEILLTPEVYETVKRHLFNNDLWPDFTRIPSQLSPAVKLVQIKPRVPFALNHLTLTPIPVNHTVPTCGFLVEERGGGAVLFTSDTGPTQEIWDWANRCPNLQAVIVEVSFPTRLQRVADLSLHLTPPTLAEELAKLKRDVPVYLFHLKPRHLEELRGELATTAFPHPVEELQQGKTYRF from the coding sequence ATGGAATGGCGGATCTTAGGGAGCTTCGGAGGCTCCAGCCCGTCCTGCCGCATGACCTCCTTTCTGGTGGACGGCGAGCTTGCCCTGGATGCCGGCTCCCTCACCCAGGCCTTGAGCCTGGAGGAACAGCAAAAGGTCACCCGCATTGCCCTTTCCCACTCCCACCTGGATCACGTGGCCTCCATCCCTTTTCTGGTGGAAAACGCCTTTGCCGACGGCAGCAAAACCCTGGAGATCCTGCTCACCCCTGAGGTTTACGAAACCGTCAAGCGCCACCTCTTCAACAACGACCTGTGGCCGGACTTCACCCGCATCCCCTCCCAGCTTTCGCCGGCGGTAAAGCTGGTGCAGATCAAGCCCCGGGTGCCCTTTGCCCTGAACCACTTGACGCTCACCCCCATCCCCGTGAACCACACGGTGCCCACCTGCGGGTTTTTGGTGGAGGAACGGGGCGGTGGCGCGGTTCTGTTTACCTCCGATACCGGTCCCACGCAGGAAATCTGGGACTGGGCCAACCGCTGCCCCAACCTGCAAGCGGTGATCGTGGAGGTGTCGTTCCCCACCCGCCTGCAACGGGTGGCCGACCTTTCCCTTCACCTGACCCCCCCGACCCTGGCCGAGGAGCTGGCCAAGCTCAAGAGGGACGTGCCGGTGTACCTTTTCCACCTGAAACCCCGGCACCTGGAGGAGTTGCGGGGGGAGCTGGCCACCACCGCCTTCCCCCACCCGGTGGAAGAGCTGCAACAGGGCAAGACCTACCGCTTTTAG
- a CDS encoding enoyl-CoA hydratase/isomerase family protein, whose amino-acid sequence MSQLIHVEDQGGVSVLTMAAGANALDENLIAAMRAELAALKAAGAPALVLASQHPRVFCPGLDLKKLDGAGREVLRSMMEAFLALLRELVSYPGPAIAAVSGHAIAGGCLLAMACDRRVMARSGARLGLSEVNLGIPVPAGAVAMLLALYPTRSVEQLVLEGDGYGGERALELGLVERLAEAPEVLPEAVRLARHLASRPPRAFRLAKSYMRASLAETMAQRDAQELDAFLDCWFDPDTQDRLAVLVAEMSR is encoded by the coding sequence GTGAGCCAGTTGATCCATGTGGAGGACCAGGGTGGCGTCAGCGTTCTGACCATGGCCGCTGGCGCCAACGCTTTAGATGAAAACCTCATTGCCGCCATGCGCGCAGAGCTTGCGGCCCTCAAAGCGGCGGGGGCGCCGGCTTTGGTGCTGGCTTCCCAGCACCCCCGGGTTTTTTGCCCGGGGCTGGATTTGAAAAAGCTGGATGGAGCTGGCCGGGAGGTGCTGCGGTCGATGATGGAGGCGTTCCTTGCGCTGCTGCGGGAGCTGGTGAGCTACCCCGGGCCGGCCATTGCAGCGGTTTCCGGCCACGCCATTGCCGGTGGCTGCCTTCTGGCCATGGCCTGCGACCGCCGGGTCATGGCCCGCTCCGGTGCGCGCCTGGGGCTTTCCGAGGTGAACCTGGGCATCCCCGTACCGGCAGGGGCGGTGGCCATGCTTTTGGCCCTCTACCCCACCCGCTCGGTGGAGCAGCTGGTGCTGGAGGGGGACGGCTACGGCGGCGAGCGGGCGCTGGAGCTGGGGCTGGTGGAGCGGCTGGCAGAAGCCCCCGAGGTGCTTCCGGAAGCGGTGCGTTTGGCCCGCCACCTGGCGTCCCGTCCGCCTAGGGCCTTTCGCCTGGCCAAAAGCTACATGCGCGCCTCCCTGGCGGAAACCATGGCCCAGCGCGATGCCCAGGAGCTGGACGCCTTCCTGGACTGCTGGTTTGACCCGGATACCCAGGATCGGCTGGCGGTGCTGGTGGCGGAAATGTCCCGCTAA
- the pdxT gene encoding pyridoxal 5'-phosphate synthase glutaminase subunit PdxT, translating to MVGILALQGDFAAHRQALAERGVSTREVRKPTDLQGLSGLVLPGGESTTMLKLMAEFGLETPLKQAIAGGLPVLATCAGVILLAREVQNPPQPSLGLLDVAVVRNAYGRQLASTVAELTVTAPEELPSPTLEGVFIRAPKLVQVGEGVRVLAKRGEDPVLVRQGAILAATFHPELLPKNPVVDLFLELARRRG from the coding sequence GTGGTTGGCATCCTCGCCCTCCAGGGGGACTTTGCCGCCCATCGCCAGGCTTTGGCGGAGCGCGGGGTTTCCACCCGGGAGGTACGAAAGCCCACCGATCTCCAAGGGCTTTCCGGCCTGGTTTTGCCCGGCGGGGAGTCCACCACCATGCTCAAGCTTATGGCCGAGTTTGGCCTTGAGACTCCCCTCAAACAGGCCATTGCCGGGGGGCTGCCGGTGCTGGCCACCTGCGCTGGGGTGATCCTCCTGGCCCGGGAGGTGCAAAACCCACCGCAACCGTCCCTGGGGTTGCTGGACGTGGCGGTGGTGCGCAACGCCTACGGCCGGCAGCTGGCCTCCACCGTTGCCGAGCTCACCGTTACAGCCCCCGAAGAGCTGCCCTCCCCAACCCTGGAGGGGGTCTTCATCCGCGCCCCCAAGCTGGTGCAAGTGGGGGAGGGGGTGAGGGTGCTGGCCAAACGCGGGGAGGACCCGGTGCTGGTGCGCCAGGGGGCTATCCTGGCGGCCACCTTCCATCCTGAGCTTTTGCCGAAAAACCCGGTTGTGGACCTCTTCCTGGAGCTTGCAAGGAGGCGCGGGTGA
- the pdxS gene encoding pyridoxal 5'-phosphate synthase lyase subunit PdxS gives MNFTSPEFRVKVGLAEMLKGGVIMDVTDASQARIAEDAGAVAVMALERVPADIRAEGGVARMASIEKIEEIMQAVSIPVMAKCRIGHAAEARILEALQVDFIDESEVLTPADEENHIWKHDFRVPFVCGCRNLGEALRRIAEGAAMIRTKGEAGSGNIVEAVRHLRAVQREIRRLTTLTPEELVAASKELQAPLELVQWVAQNGKLPVPNFAAGGVATPADAALCMMLGAESVFVGSGIFKSEDPARRAAAIVKAVAQWQDPQALLEASRHLGMGMRGLDVSRLTPEEMLSRRGW, from the coding sequence ATGAACTTCACCTCACCGGAGTTTCGGGTGAAGGTGGGCCTGGCGGAAATGCTCAAAGGCGGGGTGATCATGGACGTCACCGACGCCTCCCAGGCCCGGATTGCGGAAGACGCAGGGGCGGTGGCGGTGATGGCCCTGGAGCGGGTCCCCGCCGATATCCGCGCCGAGGGCGGCGTGGCGCGCATGGCTTCCATTGAGAAGATCGAGGAGATCATGCAAGCGGTGTCCATCCCGGTGATGGCCAAGTGCCGCATTGGCCACGCTGCCGAAGCCCGCATCCTGGAAGCCCTGCAGGTGGATTTCATTGACGAATCCGAGGTGTTGACCCCGGCGGACGAGGAAAACCACATTTGGAAGCACGACTTCAGGGTCCCCTTTGTGTGCGGGTGTCGCAACTTGGGGGAGGCGTTACGGCGCATTGCCGAAGGGGCCGCCATGATCCGCACCAAGGGGGAGGCGGGCTCCGGCAACATCGTGGAAGCGGTGCGCCACCTGCGGGCGGTGCAGCGGGAAATCCGCCGCCTGACCACCCTCACCCCGGAGGAGCTGGTGGCTGCCTCCAAGGAGCTGCAGGCGCCCCTGGAGCTGGTGCAGTGGGTGGCGCAAAACGGCAAGCTGCCGGTGCCCAACTTTGCCGCCGGCGGCGTGGCCACCCCCGCCGATGCGGCGCTGTGCATGATGCTGGGGGCGGAGTCGGTGTTCGTGGGTTCGGGGATCTTCAAGTCCGAAGACCCCGCCCGCCGGGCCGCTGCCATCGTCAAGGCCGTGGCCCAGTGGCAGGATCCGCAGGCGCTTTTGGAAGCCTCCCGCCATTTGGGGATGGGCATGCGGGGCCTGGACGTTTCTCGCCTCACCCCCGAGGAAATGCTTTCCCGTCGGGGGTGGTGA
- the fsa gene encoding fructose-6-phosphate aldolase — protein MKLFIDTANVKEIAEALSWGIVDGVTTNPSLVAKEGRSYREILEDICRLTTGPVSAEVIATDAAGMEREGRELAGIAENIVVKLPLTPDGLKVCARFAEEGIATNVTLCFSPAQALLAAKAGATYVSPFVGRLDDVGHDGMQVVRDIVEIYQNYEFPTQVLVASVRHVQHVVEAALLGADVATVPFKVLQQLYHHPLTDAGLARFLSDYHGAQKLQ, from the coding sequence ATGAAGCTGTTCATTGATACGGCCAACGTGAAGGAAATTGCCGAGGCGCTTTCCTGGGGCATCGTGGACGGCGTCACCACCAACCCCAGCCTGGTGGCCAAGGAGGGCCGCTCCTACCGGGAGATCCTGGAGGACATCTGCCGCCTCACCACCGGGCCGGTGTCCGCCGAGGTGATTGCCACCGACGCAGCCGGCATGGAGCGGGAAGGGCGGGAGCTCGCCGGCATTGCTGAAAACATCGTGGTGAAGCTGCCGCTCACCCCCGACGGCCTGAAGGTCTGCGCCCGCTTTGCCGAAGAGGGCATTGCCACCAACGTCACCCTCTGCTTTTCCCCCGCCCAGGCGCTGTTGGCGGCCAAAGCGGGAGCGACCTACGTAAGCCCGTTTGTGGGGCGGCTGGATGACGTGGGGCACGATGGTATGCAGGTGGTGCGGGACATTGTGGAGATTTACCAGAACTACGAGTTCCCCACGCAAGTGCTGGTGGCTTCGGTACGCCACGTGCAGCACGTGGTGGAAGCGGCGCTTTTGGGGGCCGATGTGGCTACGGTACCCTTCAAGGTGCTGCAGCAGCTCTACCACCACCCGCTCACCGATGCTGGCCTGGCCCGTTTCCTTTCCGATTACCATGGGGCGCAAAAGCTGCAATGA
- the gyrA gene encoding DNA gyrase subunit A, whose translation MSDSLFFREEKIPVSIEQELKRSYLDYAMSVIVGRALPDVRDGLKPVHRRILYGMWEQGNTAGKPYKKSARIVGDVMGKYHPHGDAAIYDALVRMAQPFSMRHVLVDGQGNFGSVDGDNPAAMRYTEVRLSRLAEEMLGEDLEKETVDWQPNYDGSLQEPTVLPARFPNLLVNGSSGIAVGMATNIPPHNLGEVIDACVALAKNPEATVDDLLRYLPGPDFPTAAIIRGTDGIRKAYATGQGAVQVQARAVIEHHPKGGKTAIVITELPFQVNKAKLVERIAELVQSKEIDGISDLRDESDRDGIRVVVELKRDAVPQVVLNQLYKLTPMQSSFGINLLAIVEGQPKVLTLKQALEHFLAFRKEVVVRRTRFDLAKAKERAHILEGLVIALDHLDEVIATIRKAPDPPTAKLQLCQRFGLSELQAQAILDLRLQRLTALERDKILAEYQEVLALIERLTAILGSEQLVLEIVIEELLDIKKRFAEPRRTEILPDASELRLEDLIVEEDVVVTVTRAGYIKRSPVSAYRAQRRGGRGRRGALAKDEDPVEHLFVASTHDVLLVFTSRGKVHALKVHEIPDASPASRGKAIVNLLPIPQDERVAALVAVKSFTEDRFLLFATRAGKVKKTELSAFANIRSGGIAAIALEEGDDLLAVRLTDGQSHVFLGTHRGMAIRFHEREVRPMGRVAAGVRGIALRDGDFVEEMATFPENEGGDILVVSEKGFGKRTPVEEFRLQGRGGTGIILMHLTERTGAVAGIRHVHEDDDVLLVTAQGMLIRTRSAEIRRTGRAAQGVRLINVNGDDRVVAVAKLAEREENGGDDEAVH comes from the coding sequence ATGAGCGACTCCCTCTTTTTCCGGGAAGAAAAGATCCCGGTGTCCATCGAGCAGGAGCTCAAGCGCTCCTATTTGGATTACGCCATGAGCGTGATCGTGGGGCGGGCCCTCCCCGACGTGCGGGACGGCTTGAAGCCCGTGCACCGCCGCATCCTTTACGGCATGTGGGAGCAGGGCAACACCGCCGGCAAGCCCTACAAGAAATCCGCCCGCATCGTGGGCGACGTCATGGGTAAGTACCACCCCCACGGCGACGCCGCCATTTACGACGCCCTGGTGCGCATGGCCCAGCCTTTTTCCATGCGCCACGTGCTGGTGGATGGACAGGGCAACTTCGGTTCCGTGGACGGCGACAACCCCGCGGCCATGCGCTACACCGAGGTGCGTCTTTCGCGCCTGGCCGAGGAAATGCTGGGCGAGGACCTGGAAAAGGAAACGGTGGACTGGCAGCCCAACTACGACGGTTCCCTCCAGGAACCCACGGTGCTGCCGGCCCGCTTCCCCAACCTGCTGGTGAACGGTTCCTCGGGCATTGCCGTGGGCATGGCCACCAACATCCCCCCCCACAACCTGGGGGAGGTCATTGACGCCTGCGTGGCGTTGGCCAAAAACCCCGAAGCCACCGTGGATGACCTGCTGCGTTACCTCCCCGGCCCCGATTTCCCCACTGCCGCCATCATCCGCGGCACCGATGGCATCCGCAAGGCGTACGCCACCGGCCAGGGGGCGGTGCAGGTGCAAGCGCGGGCGGTCATCGAGCACCACCCCAAGGGCGGCAAGACCGCCATCGTCATCACCGAGCTGCCGTTCCAGGTGAACAAGGCCAAGCTGGTGGAGCGCATTGCCGAGCTGGTGCAAAGCAAGGAAATTGACGGCATCAGCGACCTGCGGGACGAATCGGACCGCGACGGCATCCGGGTGGTGGTGGAGCTCAAGCGCGATGCGGTGCCGCAGGTGGTGTTGAACCAGCTGTACAAGCTCACCCCCATGCAGAGCTCCTTTGGCATCAACCTCCTGGCCATCGTGGAGGGGCAGCCCAAGGTCCTCACCCTCAAGCAGGCGCTGGAGCACTTCCTGGCCTTCCGCAAAGAGGTGGTGGTGCGCCGCACCCGCTTTGACCTGGCCAAGGCCAAGGAGCGGGCCCACATCTTGGAAGGCCTGGTGATTGCCCTGGATCACCTGGACGAGGTGATTGCCACCATCCGCAAGGCCCCGGATCCGCCCACCGCCAAGCTCCAGCTGTGCCAGCGCTTTGGCCTTTCCGAGCTGCAAGCCCAGGCCATCCTGGATTTGCGCCTGCAGCGGCTTACCGCCCTGGAGCGGGACAAGATCCTGGCCGAGTACCAGGAGGTTCTGGCGCTCATCGAGCGCCTCACCGCCATCCTGGGCTCGGAGCAACTGGTATTGGAAATCGTCATCGAGGAGCTTTTGGACATCAAGAAGCGCTTTGCCGAGCCCCGGCGCACGGAAATCCTCCCCGATGCCAGCGAGCTGCGGCTGGAAGACCTCATCGTGGAGGAAGACGTGGTGGTGACGGTGACCCGGGCCGGTTACATCAAGCGCTCGCCGGTTTCCGCCTACCGCGCCCAGCGGCGGGGCGGCCGCGGGCGACGGGGGGCCCTGGCCAAAGACGAGGACCCGGTGGAGCACCTGTTTGTGGCCTCCACCCACGACGTGCTGTTGGTCTTCACCTCCCGGGGCAAGGTGCACGCTCTCAAGGTGCACGAAATTCCCGATGCTTCCCCCGCTTCCCGGGGCAAAGCCATCGTCAACCTGCTGCCCATCCCCCAGGATGAGCGGGTGGCGGCGCTGGTGGCGGTGAAGTCCTTCACCGAGGACCGCTTCTTGCTCTTTGCCACCCGCGCCGGCAAGGTGAAGAAAACCGAGCTTTCCGCCTTTGCCAACATCCGCTCCGGCGGCATTGCCGCCATTGCCCTGGAGGAAGGGGACGACCTTCTGGCGGTGCGCCTCACCGATGGGCAAAGCCACGTGTTCTTGGGGACCCACCGCGGCATGGCCATTCGCTTCCACGAGCGGGAGGTGCGGCCCATGGGGCGGGTGGCTGCGGGCGTGCGGGGTATTGCCCTGCGGGATGGGGATTTCGTGGAGGAAATGGCCACCTTCCCCGAAAACGAAGGCGGGGACATCCTGGTGGTTTCCGAAAAAGGCTTTGGCAAGCGCACGCCGGTGGAGGAGTTCCGCCTGCAGGGGCGGGGTGGCACCGGCATCATCCTCATGCACCTCACCGAGCGCACGGGGGCGGTGGCTGGCATCCGCCACGTGCACGAGGACGACGATGTGCTGCTGGTCACCGCCCAGGGTATGCTCATCCGCACCCGCTCTGCGGAAATCCGGCGCACCGGCCGGGCGGCGCAAGGGGTGCGCCTGATTAACGTCAACGGTGACGATCGGGTGGTGGCAGTGGCCAAGCTGGCCGAGCGGGAGGAAAACGGAGGGGACGATGAAGCTGTTCATTGA
- the gyrB gene encoding DNA topoisomerase (ATP-hydrolyzing) subunit B translates to MSNNSYTAESIKVLRGPEAVRKRPGMYIGDTDDLSGLHHMVWEVVDNAVDEAQAGFATRIVVRLHTDNSVTVEDNGRGIPVDIHKETGRPAAEVIMCELHSGGKFDNKSYRVSGGLHGVGVSVVNFLSEWLRLEIRRDGAVWEQEYRRGVPVTPLQKVGKSAKTGTTVSFKPDPEIFSITEFHADLMVQRLRELAFLNPGLAIVFVDERTGAEHTFQFKGGLSAFVEFLNRAKNVLHPKPILLSDVNAEGEEVAIALQWHDGYTENVLAFTNTVYNSDGGAHLSGFRAALTRTINAYAQANNLLKGLPEGLTGDDVREGLTAVISVKIKDPKFSSQTKDKLVSSHVKGWVESVVNARLGEYFEENPSVARRIVAKCVDAARAREAARKARELTRRKTALENSSLPGKLADCQEKDPAHAELFLVEGDSAGGSAKQGRDRRFQAILPLRGKILNVEKARFDKMLANEEIRTIIQCLGTGIGKEDFDLAKLRYHKIIIMTDADVDGAHIRTLLLTFFFRHFRPLIERGFLYIAQPPLYKVSVKKEERYLKDDAELSAFLLERLSTSARLTLASTGQVLEGKALKDTIRKLEAYLQNLERLETRGFPRDLVLLFLRLGLRHRQQLAEQATLARLQEELAALGFDEVEVEEDEEHQVPLLRVMVRKNGLTRQVELGFPLLRTYEYGQLANLFQELAAFDLPPFYLELDGHKETLESVASLVERVYQAARQGVTIQRYKGLGEMNPEQLWATTMNPETRRLLQVRVEDAAEAEELFTVLMGDAVEPRRDFIAANALDVVNLDV, encoded by the coding sequence GTGAGCAACAACAGCTACACCGCTGAGAGCATCAAGGTCTTGCGCGGGCCCGAGGCCGTGCGCAAGCGACCGGGCATGTACATTGGCGATACCGATGACCTCTCCGGCCTCCACCACATGGTTTGGGAAGTGGTGGACAACGCCGTGGACGAGGCGCAAGCTGGCTTTGCCACCCGCATCGTGGTGCGCCTGCACACCGACAACTCGGTCACGGTGGAGGACAACGGTCGCGGCATTCCCGTGGACATCCACAAGGAAACCGGCCGGCCGGCCGCCGAGGTGATCATGTGCGAGCTGCACTCCGGCGGCAAGTTCGACAACAAGTCCTACAGGGTTTCCGGTGGCCTGCACGGGGTGGGTGTTTCGGTGGTGAACTTCCTCTCCGAGTGGCTGCGGCTGGAAATTCGCCGGGACGGGGCGGTTTGGGAGCAGGAGTACCGCCGGGGCGTGCCGGTGACCCCCCTGCAAAAGGTGGGCAAGTCGGCCAAAACCGGCACCACCGTTTCCTTCAAGCCGGACCCGGAGATCTTTTCCATCACCGAGTTTCATGCGGACCTCATGGTGCAGCGCCTGCGGGAGCTGGCCTTCCTCAACCCCGGTCTCGCCATCGTTTTCGTAGACGAGCGCACCGGCGCCGAGCACACCTTCCAGTTCAAAGGGGGGCTTTCGGCGTTCGTGGAGTTCTTAAACCGCGCCAAAAACGTCCTTCACCCCAAGCCCATCCTGCTTTCCGACGTCAACGCCGAAGGGGAAGAGGTGGCCATTGCCCTGCAGTGGCACGATGGCTATACCGAAAACGTGCTGGCCTTCACCAACACCGTGTACAACAGCGATGGGGGCGCCCACCTTTCGGGTTTCCGCGCCGCCTTAACCCGCACCATCAACGCCTACGCCCAGGCTAACAACCTCCTCAAGGGGCTCCCGGAGGGCTTGACCGGCGATGACGTGCGGGAGGGGCTCACCGCAGTGATCTCGGTGAAGATCAAGGACCCCAAGTTTTCATCGCAAACCAAGGACAAGCTGGTTTCTTCCCACGTCAAAGGGTGGGTGGAGTCGGTGGTGAACGCCCGGCTGGGTGAGTACTTCGAGGAAAACCCCAGCGTGGCCCGCCGCATTGTGGCCAAGTGCGTGGATGCCGCCCGCGCCCGGGAAGCGGCCAGGAAAGCCCGGGAGCTCACCCGTCGCAAAACCGCGCTGGAAAACAGCTCCCTTCCCGGCAAGCTGGCCGACTGCCAGGAAAAAGACCCGGCCCACGCCGAGCTTTTCCTGGTGGAGGGCGACTCCGCCGGTGGCTCCGCCAAGCAAGGCCGGGACCGGCGCTTCCAGGCCATCCTGCCGCTGCGGGGCAAGATCCTCAACGTGGAAAAGGCCCGCTTCGACAAGATGCTGGCCAACGAGGAAATCCGCACCATCATCCAGTGCCTGGGCACCGGCATTGGCAAGGAGGACTTTGACCTTGCCAAGCTGCGCTACCACAAGATCATCATCATGACCGATGCCGATGTGGACGGCGCCCACATCCGCACCCTCCTTTTGACCTTCTTTTTCCGCCATTTCCGGCCGCTCATTGAACGGGGCTTCCTCTACATTGCCCAGCCCCCGCTTTACAAGGTTTCGGTGAAAAAGGAGGAACGCTACCTCAAGGACGACGCCGAGCTTTCGGCCTTTCTCCTGGAGCGCCTTTCCACCTCCGCTCGCCTCACCTTGGCCAGCACCGGGCAGGTGCTGGAGGGGAAGGCGCTCAAGGACACCATCCGCAAGCTGGAGGCCTACCTGCAAAACCTGGAGCGCCTGGAAACCCGCGGCTTCCCCCGGGACCTGGTGCTGCTGTTCCTGCGCTTGGGCCTCCGCCACCGCCAGCAGCTGGCCGAGCAAGCAACCCTGGCCAGGCTGCAGGAGGAGCTGGCCGCCCTGGGGTTTGACGAGGTGGAGGTGGAGGAGGACGAGGAGCACCAGGTGCCGCTGCTGCGGGTGATGGTGCGGAAAAACGGCCTTACCCGTCAGGTGGAGCTGGGCTTTCCTTTGCTCCGCACCTACGAGTACGGCCAGCTGGCCAACCTCTTCCAGGAGCTTGCCGCTTTTGACTTGCCGCCCTTTTACCTGGAGCTGGACGGCCATAAGGAAACCCTGGAGTCGGTGGCCTCGCTGGTGGAGCGGGTGTACCAAGCCGCCCGGCAGGGGGTGACCATTCAGCGCTACAAGGGCTTGGGCGAGATGAACCCCGAGCAGCTGTGGGCCACCACCATGAACCCGGAAACCCGCAGGCTGCTGCAGGTGCGGGTGGAGGATGCGGCGGAAGCCGAGGAGCTGTTTACCGTGCTCATGGGGGACGCGGTGGAGCCCCGGCGGGACTTCATCGCCGCCAACGCCCTGGACGTGGTGAACCTGGATGTGTAA
- the recF gene encoding DNA replication/repair protein RecF (All proteins in this family for which functions are known are DNA-binding proteins that assist the filamentation of RecA onto DNA for the initiation of recombination or recombinational repair.): MPLRPHAHQVCRRLILASLWCRNFRSFPELSWAPPQGLVVLAGPNGAGKTNLLEAVAVLGNLTSFRPGSPTSWVRHGEAGFTLKGQLQEGETSLVLEQHARLGRTLHRTLLRGGRQVRPAEYLSLFPVATLSASDTELIFSGPEHRRRLLDRLAFQLKPQVLDLLLRYRRALRQRNAALAQHQLASLDAFDRELARLGAQLVELRVATLQLLAQALEEELSQLGWLGGKPVLRYHAPEGPAAHAGGGEQFLLLQLRRFRGQELARGHTLVGPHRHDVCITISGRPAREVLSAGQAKLLATSLRLASVAVTARKRKVAPLVIFDDVDAELDREALSRLLLRLPALSPQVVVSTAHPEVVLPSCPEAAVVPMRGGTLAVDERSRW, from the coding sequence GTGCCTTTACGTCCTCATGCCCATCAAGTTTGCCGGCGCTTGATTCTCGCCTCCCTCTGGTGTCGAAACTTCCGCAGCTTCCCCGAGCTCTCCTGGGCCCCTCCCCAGGGTTTGGTGGTGCTGGCCGGCCCCAACGGAGCGGGCAAAACCAACCTTCTGGAAGCGGTGGCGGTGCTGGGCAACCTCACCTCCTTTCGCCCCGGCTCCCCCACCAGCTGGGTGCGCCACGGTGAGGCGGGCTTTACCCTCAAAGGGCAGCTCCAGGAAGGCGAAACCTCACTGGTGCTGGAGCAGCATGCCCGCCTGGGGCGTACCCTGCACCGCACCCTGCTGCGCGGGGGCCGCCAGGTGCGGCCGGCGGAGTACCTTTCGCTCTTTCCCGTGGCCACCCTTTCTGCCAGCGACACCGAGTTAATTTTTTCCGGGCCCGAGCACCGCCGGCGTCTGCTGGACCGCCTGGCCTTCCAGCTCAAGCCCCAGGTGCTGGACCTGCTCTTGCGTTACCGCCGGGCCCTGCGCCAGCGCAACGCCGCCTTGGCCCAGCATCAGCTGGCAAGCCTCGACGCCTTCGACCGGGAGCTGGCCCGCCTGGGAGCGCAACTCGTCGAGCTTCGGGTGGCCACCCTGCAGCTTCTGGCGCAGGCTCTGGAGGAGGAGCTTTCCCAGCTGGGATGGCTTGGTGGCAAGCCCGTTTTGCGCTATCATGCGCCTGAAGGCCCGGCGGCCCACGCCGGAGGCGGCGAGCAGTTCCTGCTTTTGCAACTGCGCCGCTTTCGCGGCCAGGAGCTGGCTCGGGGCCATACGCTGGTGGGTCCGCACCGCCACGACGTTTGCATCACCATTTCGGGACGGCCAGCCCGGGAGGTCTTATCGGCGGGCCAAGCCAAGCTCTTGGCCACGAGCCTGCGGTTGGCTTCGGTGGCGGTCACCGCCAGGAAGAGAAAGGTGGCACCCCTGGTGATTTTTGATGACGTGGACGCCGAGCTGGACCGGGAGGCCTTAAGCCGGCTGCTCTTGCGGCTTCCGGCGCTGAGCCCCCAGGTGGTGGTGTCCACCGCCCACCCCGAGGTGGTGCTCCCTTCCTGTCCCGAGGCCGCGGTGGTCCCCATGCGGGGAGGCACCTTGGCGGTTGACGAAAGGAGCCGTTGGTGA